ACAGCCCGCTGGTGACCTTCGCGCCGTCCGCACCCAGCGCGCCGCCGGCGGCGAGCGGCAGCGCCAGGTAGACCTGGAAGGTCAGCACGTACGAGCCGATCATCGCTGCCGAGAAGAGCAGGAACGGCCGGTTGGCGACGACCGTGCGCCACCCCGCCCCCACCGGCACCCGGGACGGCCCACCCCCGGCGGGAACCGCTCCGGGGTCCGCGGCACGACGGTCGGGCAGCGCCCGCGCCTGCGCCGCGCTCAACAGGGCGAAGACCGCGGACGCCACCGTGCACACCAGGCGGAAGTCGGCGGCCAGCAGCGCCAGCCCGACCAGCGGACCGAGCAGCATCCCGGCCTGGTAATAGACGTTGAACGTCGCGAACGCCTCCACCCGGCGCTCCCCGGCCTCGGCGGCCAGGTAGGCGCGGACGGCCGGGTTGAACAGGGCGCCGGCGAAGCCCGTGGCCGCCGAGGCGACCACCAGGGCCGGCAGCGAGTCGACCCAGCCGAGCAGGGCGAACCCGGCGGTCCGCAGCAGGCAGCCCGCCATGATGGGGGCCTTGTAGCCGTAGCGGTCCGCGAGGGCGCCGCCGACGAGGAACAGGCCCTGCTGGGACAGGTTGCGCACCCCGAGCACCAGGCCGACCGCCCAGGCGGCCAGGCCCAGTTCACCGGTCAGGTGGGCGGCGAGGTACGGCATCAGCATGTAGAAGCCCAGGTTGATCCCGAACTGGTTGGCCATCAGCAGCCGGGCGGCGGGCGGGAACGAGCGCGTGCTGCGCCACAGCGCCGTCATCGCCGCACCCCCGTCCGCGGCGCGCCCGCGCCGGCCGCCGTACCGGTCGGCGCGTCCGGCGCGCCGCCTCCCGTACGGCCCGCACCGGCCGCCGGGCCGGCGAGCGGGTCGGCCACGGCGGCGCACCGGGTCCAGGAGGTGACGGTCCGCTCCCCGGGGTGCGCGATCACCTGCGGCCGGTGCGGCGGGGCCGACCGCAGCAGGCCGTGCTCGCGGCAGTACGGGTCGCTGAAGACGGTCGAGGCGTACCGCTGCGGCCCGTCGGGGAACACGGCGGCGATCCGGGCCTCGGCGGGCAGGGTCGCGGCCAGCCAGCGCGCGGTCAGGGCGACTGCGCCGACGCTCCACCCGCCGGTGGCGTAGTGGCACCGGGCAAGCCGGCGCGCCGCCCAGACCGCCTCGTCCGCGGCGACCCAGTGGACCTCGTCGAACAGGTCGTAGGCGACGTTGCGCGGATGGATGCTGCTGCCCAGCCCGCGCATCAGCCGGGGGGCCGCGGGCTGGCCGAAGATGGTCGAGCCGGTCGTGTCGACACCGACCACCTTCAGGGCGGGGAAGAAGCCGCGCAGCACCGACCCCACCCCCGCCGAGTGGCCTCCGGTGCCGACGCTGACGACCAGCGCGTCGATCCGCCCGAGCTGGGCGACCAGCTCGTAGGCCAGCGTCCGGTAGGCCGCCGCGTTGTCGGGATTGTTGTACTGGTCCGGGCACCAGGACCCCGGATGCGCGGCCACCAGCTCGGCGACCCGGTCCCGGCGGGCCCGCTGCCACCCGCCGACGGGGTGCGGGCGCTCGACCACGTGCACCTCGGCGCCGTGGGCGGCCAGCAAGCCGCCCATCATCGGCTCCAGGCCCGGGTCGGTGACCACGGTCACCGGGTGGCCGTAGGTGACGCCCGCCAGGGCCAGGCCGAGCCCCAGGGTGCCCGAGGTGGACTCCACGATCCGGGCACCGGGCGCCAGTTCGCCGCGGCCGCGGGCCGCCCGCACCATGTGCAGGGCCGTACGGTCCTTGATCCCGCCGGGATTCGCCCCCTCCAGCTTGGCCCAGAACCCCCGGCCCGGGTCGGCGAACGGCTCGCCCACCCACAGCAGCGGGGTGTTGCCCACCAGCCCGGCCGGGGTCGTCGCGGCCGGAGCGGTCGCGGCCGGCAGCCCGGCGGGAGGGCAGGAGAGCGCGGCGGGGGACGCCGCGGGCGCGGAGCCCGGACCGGCGGCAGCGGCGGACCCGGCGCGGGCCGGGGTGGTGACGGTGTTCATGGCAGTCCTGTCCGGCGGCCGGCCCGCGACGGGGCCGGCCGCTCAGGGTCGGTGGAGAAGAGGGCCCCCAGGCCGCCCGGGCGGCCGGACGCCGGCGCGTGCGCGCCCCGTCCGACCGGGCCCCGGCGGCACCGGCACCCTCAGACCCGCCAGACCCCCAGCACGGCCCGGCACCCGCCCGGTGGCGCCCGCCTGCCGTCCGAGCGCACCGGCGGCCTGCTCACCCGCGCCGCCGCCGCGCCGTCCGGGCCGTCGCCGGGGCGCGCGGCCGGCAGGGCGGGGTCGCCGCCCCGGTCCTGCTGCACCCGGCTGGGCTCGTCCGAACCCGGGCAGTGCGTCCCCTCCCCGGACCCGGCCGCCCGGACCGTCCCGGGCGCGGCCGCGGGGGCCGCCGGGGCCGCGGCGGCCAGGGAGTCCACCCCGGCCGCGCCGGACACCCCGGGCCCGTGCGCGCAGCCGAAGAGGTGCAGCAGTGCGACCAGGACCGTGACCAGGGCGGGCGCGGCCCACCGTCCGGTACGGCCGCGGCGGCGCGGCACCTGTGCGTTCACGTCGCCCACCGTAGTCGATCGGCTACGCGAAGTGCCCGTCCGTCCTTCGCCGCCGCTCCGCCGGTGCCCGCCGGACCCGCCCCGGCGGTCCCCGGACCGCCGGACGACTCCCCCGAACAGGTGAGGACTTGGCCGTTTAGTGCGTGGCGCGGGCCGTTTTCCAGGACATTGGTGCGACGGCCGGGACCCCACTCGGGCCGGCTGGACTGTGAAGGGTTGCGGATCCATGAACGATGAGGCCACCAGGCGGGTCGCGCTCGTCTTCGCCCTGTTCGACACCCGTGGCCACGGTGTCCTCGCGAAAGAGGACTTCGACCTGATGGCGGACCGGGTGGTCCAGGCGGCCTCCGGATCCGACCAGGAGGCGAAGACCGCGATGCGAGCGGCCTTCCACCGCTACTGGGCGACCCTGCGCACCGAGTTGGACGTGGACGGCGACGGCGAGATCACCTTCGAGGAGTACACCGGCTGCGTGCTGTCGCCGGAGCGCTTCGACGCGACCATCGCCGAGTTCGCCGGGGCGCTGGCGGAGCTCGGGGACCCGGACGGCGACGGGCTGGTCGAACGCCCGCTGTTCATCGAGCTCATGACGGCCATCGGCTTCGAACGCGGCAACATCGACGCCCTCTTCGACGCCTTCGGTCCCACGGCCGCCGACCGCATCGCGGTCCACACCTGGTACGTGGGGATCCAGGACTACTACGCGCCCGACAAGGCCGGCATCCCGGGTGACGAACTGGTGGCCCGCAGCACCGTCTGAGACCTCTCTTTCCCGCCACGCACATCCACCGGACCGGCGGACCACCAGAACACCGGAACGACGACGAAGGAGCACGGGTGAAACGGGTCATCGGACTTGCTGTCGGCCGCGGCACGGGCCCGGAGGTCGCGGCCGTCTTCGAACGGGTCCTGGGCGCCTTCGCCCGCCTGTACGCCACGGACATCCAGCTGGTGCGTTCCCCGCGCACCTACCACTCGTACGCGTCGCTCAAAGCGGAGGGCGGTGTCCAGGAGATCGGCCGGCTGACCCAGGAGGACGCCGCGCACTACGAGCGGTTCTGCCGGACGCAGGCCGAGAGCGGCACCCGGGTGATCTTCCGCACCGCCGTCAACGCGCAGTCCCTCTACCTCGTCCGGCAGCGGCTCCAGGCGGTCAAGGTCGACGCGATGGCCACGGCGACGGCGGGCACGGAGCCCGCCCGCGAGGCCTCCCTGCTGCTCGTCCGCGACCAGGCCCAGGGCTTTTACACGGGCGAGAACCAGCACGCGCCCGGTGTGGTCCGGCGGACCATGGAGTTCAGCCGCGAGATCACCGAGAAGGTGCTCGCCTGCGCCGTGGACCGGGCCTGGCGGCAGTGGCCGGGGAAGGGTCCCTCGCAGGTGGTCATGGCGTACAAGTTCCACCTGCTGGACGGCGCGCTCGACGCATGGGTGACGGAGCTGGCGACCCGCTACGACATACCCGTCCGGCTGTTCCAGCCGGACACGGTCAACCGGAACCTCATCACGCACGGACTCGCGGACCGCACGGTGGTCGTCGCGGGCAACGAATGGGCCGACATCATGCACGTGGTCCTGCTCGACCGGTTCGGCTCCGACCGCCAGGAGAACCGCTGCACGGAGAACGTCCACCTCCACCCTGACGTACGGGGCCTGGTCGAGTACCAGACGGTGCACGGGTCCGCCGACGACCTGGAAGGGCTGGACCGGGTCAATCCGGTGGCGACGGTACGGGCCGCCGCGGCCATCGCCGAGCGGTACGCCGACTGCGCGGGCGCGGTACGGGCCACCGAGGACGTCCTGGCGACCCTCGCCGAACGGGACGTCCGCACCCCTGACCTCGGCGGCCGCCACTCCACCACCGCCGTGGTCGACGCCCTGCTCGCCGCCCTCCCCGAGGCGCTGGAACGGTCGAGACCGGGGCCCCTGCCGGGGCAACTGGCCGCAGCCTCCCGCGTCGACCGCGGATGAGCGCGGAGCGGCCGTCCGCGGGACGCACGCCCACGGCGGAGGGGACGGCACTGGTCGTCGTCGACCTCCAGAACGACTTCTGCGCGGGCCCGGTCGCCGCCGCCCGCTACCCCGGCGACCCCGGCCGTCTGGCGACGGTCGCCGAGCGCACCGCCCGGGCCGTCGACGCGGCCCGCGCCGCGGGGGTCGAGGTGCTCCACGTCCGCTTCCTCGGCGACCCGCACCACCAGGGGCCGAGCTGGCGCCGCCGGGACGCCCTCCTCGGCAAGCGCCCCAAATGCCTGGAGGGCTCCTGGGGAGCGGAGTTCGCCGACGCGCTGGCCCCGGCCCCCGGCGAACGCGTCTTCACCAAGCGGGCCTGTTTCGACGCCTTCCTCGGCGACGGCTTCGAGACCCATCTCGCCCACCGCGCCGTGCGCCACCTGGTCTTCGCCGGCCTGTTCACCGACGTCTGCGTGGACTCCACGGCGCGCACGGCGTTCCAGAAGGGCTTCCACGTGACGGTGCTGGAGGACTGCACCGCCGCCCTGCACCTGCCGGACGAGCAGATCCTCGGCTTCATGAGCCGCTTGTACGGCGCCCGCGTCACCACCCACGACCACGTCGACACGTGGTCGCGCCTTCCCGGAAACGAGGACCCATGCTCGGCACCGCCCCGCAGGACAGCGTCGTCAAGGACGGCGGGGTCGAGGACGGCGTCGGGCTGACCGCCCTGCTGGTGGCCGCGGCGCGGGCCGTCGAGACGTACCGCCCCGACGCCCTGGCCCGGGACGCGTACGCCGAGCACTTCGTCCGCGCCGCGCGGGCGTCGGCCGGCTGGCCCGTCCACCCGCGGGACGTGCCGGACGCGGACGGCGACCCGCTGTGGGGGCGGCTGGGGCGCTACTTCGGGCTCCGCACCAGGGTCCTGGACGACTTCCTGCTCGGCCGGGCGCGTGCGGGCATCCGGCAGACGGTGCTGCTCGGGGCCGGCCTGGACACCCGGGCGTACCGGCTCGACTGGCCGGCCGGGCACACGGTCTACGAGGTCGACCAGCCGCACGTGCTCGCGTTCAAGCACGACGTGCTCGACGGACTGCGCGCCGTGCCGCGGGCCCACCGCGTCGCCCTCGCGGCGGACTTCCGCGACGACTGGCCCGACGAGCTGATGGCCGCCGGCTTCGACCCCTCCCTGCCCACGGCCTGGCTCGCCGAGGGACTGCTGCTCTACCTGCCCGCCGTCGCCGAACGGGCCCTCGTCGACACGGTGCACTGGCTCAGCGCGCCGACGAGCACCCTGGCCTACGAGGTCAAGATCGGCCTGGAACCGGAGGCGGTCCGGGACAGCCCCGTCTACACGGCGGCGCGCGAGCGCATCGGCGTCGACCTGCTGGCCCTGTTCGACGGCGACCCGCGCCCCGACTCCGCGGCGGACCTGACCGCGTACGGCTGGTCGGTGACGGTGCGCACGCCCTTCGACTTCACCCGGCGGCACGGCCGCGGTCCGCGCCGCGAGCGCCGTGACGCTCTGGCCGCCAACCGCTGGGTCTTCGCCGCCCGTTGAGGGCCGGACCGGGTGGTGCGCCTGCGGAGTCAGGCCTTCAGGGCCCGTCCGGCGACGGTCAGCGCGAGGCGGCGCGGGGCGAGGCCGGAGGCCAGCGCGGAGAGCCGGTTGCCGAGGCCGGAGACCACGCTGGCCGGGGTCGAGCCGCGTTCGAGGGCGCGGCGGACGGTCGCGACGACCTGCTCGGGGGTGGCGGTCCTGCCGACGACCGCGTTCCGGCTGCCGACGACGTCGAAGAACTCGGTGCTGGTCGGCCCGGGGGAGACGGCGAGCACGCGCAGCGGGGAGGTGCGGGTCTCGTAGGCGAGGGCCTCGGTGAGGCTGAGCACGAAGGCCTTGGTGGCTCCGTAGACGGCCATGGCCGGAGTGGGCTGGTAGGCGGCGGTGCTGGCAAGGGTGACGAGCGCGCCGCGGCCGTCGGCCATCAGGTCGGGCAGGAAGGCGCGGGTCAGGCCGGCCACCGCGCTGATGTTGAGCTGGATCATGCGGTCCATCTGGGCCGGGTCCTGCTCGGCGAAGGGGCCGTAGCTGCCGAAGCCCGCGTTGTTCACGAGCGTCTGGACCCGGATGCCGCGGGCGTCGAGCTCGGCGCGCAGGGCGGCTCCCGCGCCGGGCAGGGCCAGGTCGGCCGCGAGGGGCGTGGCCCGTATCCCGTACCGCTGCTCCAGGTCGCGGGCGAGTTCGGTGAGCCGGTCGAGGCGCCGGGCGACCAGCACCACGTCGGCGCCGCGCCCGGCCCACTGGCGGGCGAACTCGGCGCCGAGTCCGGCGCTCGCCCCGGTGATCAGGGCCACGGTGCCCCGGTACATCATCGACATGTCGGCTGCTCCACTTCGAAGGGTCGCGCGGGTCGCGCCCTCCTTAATGTAGGCACCGATAACATTGTAGTCAATGACAACATTGAGGCAGAGGAGACCGCCTTGGTCGAAGGTCCGTACCACCACGGCAATCTCAGGGCCGCCCTGCTGGAACGGGCGGAGGCCGTACTGACCGCGTCGGGAGCGGAGGGACTGAGCCTGCGCGGCCTCGCCCGTGACCTCGGCGTGAGCCACGGCGCCCCCGCGCGCCACTTCCGCGACCGGCAGGCCCTGCTGGACGCGCTCGCCGTCAGCGGCTTCACCACCCTCAACGACCGCCTGCGCGCGGCGGCCGACGCGTCGACCGGTCCGGTCGGCGCGAGGCTGGCCGGGCTGGGCCGGACGTACGTGGACTTCGCGGTCGGGCACACGGCGCTGCTGGAGCTGATGTTCACCGCCAAGCACGCCGACGACCCCAGCGCGGAACTGCGCGAGCTCGGCCACGAGAGCCTGCTGATCGTCGCCCGCCTGATGACGGAGGGGCAGCGGACCGGGGCGGTGCGCCCGGGCGACCCCGACCGGCTCGCGCAGGTCGCCTTCTCGACGGTGCACGGCCTCGCGACCCTCGCGGTCGCCTCGCTCCTCGACGACACCCCCCTCCCGGAGGCCACGGAACTCGCCCTCGACGTCCTCCTGTCCGGCCTGCGCCCCGCCGGCTGACGCGGGGCCGGCGCGTATTGTCTGCGCGGGGGCAGGCCGAGCGGAGGATGGCGTACGTGACGGGCAGCGGTGCAGGGCAGGGCGGCGCGCGGGCGGACGGGGCCCCGGGCGGGGGAGCGGAACCCGCGGAGCGGACCTCGCTGAGCGTGCGGGCCCGGGACGAGGTCCGGCAGCGGATCGTCGACCGCCGCTATCCGCAGGGCGCGCGCCTGGTCGAGCGCGAGGTCGCCCAGGAGCTGCGGATGTCCCGCGTCCCCGTGCGCGAGGCGCTGCGCGCGCTGGTCGCCGAGGGGCTGCTGGAGCTGCTGCCGCACAGCGGGGTCCGGGTGCGCCGGCTGGAGCGGACCGACGTGGAGCACCTGTACGAGGTGTGGGAACCCCTCGCCGTGCAGGCCTCGCGGCTCGCGGCCCGGCGCGTGGCGCGGGCGGCGCCGGGGGAGGAGTCCCGCCTGGCCGCGCTGCGGGCCTGCCTCGACCGGGCCGAGCAGGCCGCCTCGGACAGCGAGGGGTCGCGCGAGGTCGCGGCCCACACCGCCTTCCACGCGGAGATCGTGGCACTGGGCGGCAACCCCATGCTCCACCGCACGATGGAGCAGCTCGGCGGACAGCTCCAGCTGCTCTTCGGCATGCGGGAGGAGCCCGCGCACATGCGGGCCCAGCACGCGGTGATGTACCGGTGCATCGCGGCGGGTGACGAGGACTCGGCAGCGGCGAGCACGCTGCTGCACGTGCGGGACAGCCGCGCCGTGGCCCTGCGGTCCCTCTTCGACGACGCCTAGATTTGTATACCAGAGAGACGGGCCGGGTGGAATCCCGATGCGAATCCCGAGGTCGGGCTGCCCCATGCTGGGGTGAAGTCGCGTGATCTGCGGCATTCTCGTGGAGTGGAACCACTGCTTCCCAGGCTTGCGATCATCCTGGTATACAAAAGGCTCCCCGCTTGCTCCCCGCGATCGAAGGAGCCCTCCATGTGCGTCGCGTCCACCCCGCAACCGCCGCCCCCCGGCCGCCTCACCCGGCGGGGCGTCCTCGCGGCCGCCGCAGCCCTGGCCGGAACCACGGCGGTACCGGCGGCGGCCGCCTCCGCCTCCGCCGCCTCCGCCTCCGCCGCCTCCGCCTCCGCCGCCTCCGCCGCAGCGGCCCCCGACTCCGCCCCGGGCGGTGCCGACCTGGTCGTCGAGGGCGGGCGGCTGCTCGACCCGGCCACCGGCGAGGTCACCGAGGACGCCGTCGTCGTCATCACCGGGGGCCTCGTGCGCGCGGCAGGCCCCCGCAACCGGCTCGGCGGCAAGGTGCCCGCCGGCGTACGGGTCCTGCGCGCCCACGGGCAGTGGATCCTGCCCGGCCTGGTCGACGCGCACATCCACCTCAACACGGCCGCCGAGGCCCGCGACGCGGTCCGCAAGGGCGCCACCAGCGCGCGCAGCGGCTCGACGAGCTTCTACCAGGACATCGCCGTGCGCGAGCTGGCCCGCACCGCCCCCGAACTGGCCCCCAGGCTGCGGGCCGCGGGCATCTTCGTCACCCCGGACCTCGGCGACACCCTCCTCGCCGACCCGGACCTGGCCCCGCTCGCCCGGCTGCGCGGCGGCGTACGCTCCGCCGAGGCGCTGCGCCGAGTGGTCGAGGTCAACCTCGCGCGCGGGGCCGACACCATCAAGACCCGGGTCAACGAGCGCGCCGGGCTCCCCGAACAGGATCCGCTCGCCCAGGTCTACGACCACGAGCAGCTGTCCGCGATCGTCGCCGCCGCCCGGCGCGGCGGCAAGGGCGTGCTCTGCCACAGCTACAGCGAGAAGGGCTGCCACGACGCGGTGACGGCCGGTATCCGCTCCCTGGAGCACGGGGCGTTCGTGGGCGAGCGCACCCTGTACGACATGCGCCGCAGGGGCACGTACTTCACGCCGACGCTCACCGCCATCGCCGGGCTCGCCGAATCCTCCGACCCGATCCTCGCGGAACGCGGCCGCACCTACCTGCCGGTCCTCCAGCGGGCCGTGCTGGCGGCGCACGAGCTGGGCGTACCGCTCGCGGCCGGCACCGACTCCTCGGGCGGGACCGTCGACCCGATCGGACGCGAGGTCGAGCTGATGCGCGCGGCCGGCCTCTCCGCGCTCGACGCCCTCCGCACGGCGACCACCGGCGCGGCCCGCCTCCTCGGCCTCGACGGCTCCGTCGGCCGCCTCGTCCGCGGCTACGCGGGCGACCTCCTCGTGGTCGACGGCGATCCGCTGGCCGACGTCGGCGTGCTCACCCGGCCGGCGCACGTGGTGCGGGCCGGCATCACCGTCCGACAGGCCTGACCCCCGAGGACCCGCACCGAACCGCCCTCCCGCCGTCCCGCCCCTCGAAGGAGCGCCCGATGTACGCCCGGTCCACCACCTCCCCCGTCCCGGCGCTCTCCCGGCGCGGCATGCTCGCCGCCGCCGCCCTCGCGGGCACCACCGCGGCCCTCACCCCGGCCGACACCGCGGCCGCCGCACCCCCGCCCGCCGCGCCTGACGCCTCCCCGGCCGACCGGATCACGGAGCAGCCCCGGCACGGCGGCGCCGACCCCCGCGCCACGGTCTTCACGAACGTCCGCCCCTACGGCGCGAAGCGGCCCGTCGACCTCACCGTCATCGACGGCGCCATCAGCGCCGGACCGCCGCCGCGCGGGGCCAGGACCGTCGACTGCAAGGGCCGGATCGCCCTGCCCACCCTCGTGGACGCCCACATCCACCCCGACAAGACCTCGTGGGGCGAGCCCTGGGTGACGCGCAATCCGGCCGCCACCATCGCCGAGTTCACCGCCGAGGACGTGAAGCTGTACCACGCCCTGCGCACCCCGCTGAAGGTCCGCGCCGAACGGCTGATGGGCCACGCCGTGGCGCAGGGCACGCGCGCGATGCGCGCCCACGTCGACGTCGCCCCCGCCTACGGCCTGGAGGGCGTCGAGGGCGTCGGAGCCGCCCGCACGGCACTGCGGCACGCGCTCGACGTGGAGATCGTGGCGTTCCCCCAGCACGGGGTCGTCCGGGCGCCCGGCACCCGGGAACTGCTGGAGGAGGCCGCGCGCACCGGGGCGATCGACCGGGTCGGCGGCATCGACCCGACCGGCTTCGACGAGGCCCTCGACGAACAGCTCGACATCGTCTTCGGCATCGCGGACCGGCACGGCGTGGGCCTCGACATCCACCTGCACGAGCGGGCCGCCACCGGCGTGCGCTCGCTGCGCGCGATCATCGACCGCACGCGCGCCCTGTCCCTCCAGGGCAAGGTCACCGTCAGCCACGTCTTCTGCCTGCCGGGCATGGCCGAACGCGAACTGGACGCGCTGGCCGCCGAACTCGCGGACGCGCGGATCTCCCTGACGACGGTGGCCCTCTCCTCCGAACTCGTCCTGCCGATCGCCCGGTTGCGCGAGCACGGAGTCCAGGTCGGCCTCGGCTCGGACGGCGTACGCGACGCCTGGAGCCCCTTCGGCACCGCGGACATGCTGCACCGCGCGCACCTGCTGGCGTGGGCCCAGGACGCCCGGCTCGACGAGGAGCTGGAGGCGGCCTACCGCGCGGGCGCGGACGGCGGCGCCCGGCTGCTCGGCCTCCCGCGGGTCGACCTGAAGCCCGGCTCGCCGGCCGACTTCCTGCTTGTACGCGGCGAATGCCTCCCGCAGGTCGTGGTCGACCTGCCCGCGCGGGACATGGTGGTGCGCGGCGGCCGCGTCGTCGCCCGCGACGGCGCCCTCGTCGACGGCTGAACCCGGAGCCCGGCCCCCCGGCCCCCGGCCCCGCGTTCACACGGCCGACACGAAGCTGTCACGCGGGGGCCGGAATGCCTCCCGGCCGGCGGGTCGTTCTCACCGGTATGACTGTGGGAGTTGCACTCAACGCGACCGATGCCGGCAACCAGATCGACGCCACCGTACGACTCGCCCGGGAGGCCGCGGACGCGGGGCTGCGGTCCGCCTGGTTCGGGCAGACCTTCGGTGCCGACTCGCCCCAGCTCGCGGCGATCGTCGGACGCGAGGTGCCCGGCCTGCACGTGGGCACGTCCGCGATCCCCGTCTTCGGCCGCCACCCCCTACTCGTCTCCAGCCAGGCCCAGACCGCCCAGGCGGCCACGCACGGCCGCTACCACCTGGGGCTCGCGCTCGGCACCAAGCTCCTGACGGAGACGGGATTCGGCATCCCGTACGAGCGGCCCATCGCCCGGCTCCGAGAATTCCTGGTCGCGCTCCGGCAGTTGATAGACACCGGCACCGCCGACTTCCACGGCGAACTGCTGACCGCGACCACCCCCGTCCCCGCGCGGGTCCCCGGTGCGGAGGGCGGCGTCCCGCTGCTCGTCGCCGCGATGGGGCCGCAGGCGCTGCGCGTCAGCGGTGAACTGGCGGACGGGATCCTGCCCTACCTGGCCGGCCCCCGCGCCCTCGCCGAGCACATCGTCCCGGCCGTCACGGCGGCGGCGCGGCGCGCCGGGCGCCCGGCGCCCCGCATCGTGGCGATCGTGCACGGCGTGGTGACCGACGAGGTCGACGCCGTACGGGCACGGGCCGCTGAACAGTTGGCGTTCTACGAGCAGTTCCCGTCCTACGCCCGGGCCATCGAGCTCTCCGGCGCCCGGAGGGCCGCCGATGTGGCCGTGATCGGCGACGAGCGCACGGTCGCCGCGGAAGTGCGGCGCTATCGGGACGCCGGCGCGACGGAAGTGGTGTTCGCCGGAACCGAGATCGCGGGGGACGCCGACCGGCGCCGCACCTGGAACCTGCTCGGCGAACTGGCCGGCTGAGGCCGCCCCGGTCAGGCGGCGCGCAGCCAGAACCACAGCCACTTGCCGAAACCGTCGGTGCTGACGCCCCAACCGGCGCTGAGCGCGGCCGTGATCGACAGGCCGCGGCCCGACTCCGCCCAGTCGCTCGCGGCGCAGGTGCCGGCGGCCGCGGCGCGTCGGAACTCGGCCAGCTGGTCGTGGAGGGCGCACATCAGGGTGCCGGTCTCCGCGTCGTACCGGATGACGAGCCGGAGCCGGTCGCTCTGCGTGTGCTCCACCGCATTGGCGACGGCCTCGGAGAGCAGCAGCCGGCCGCTGTCCGACAGCTCCGGGTCGCGGACGCACGCGTCCAGGGCCCGCCGCGCCTGGCCCGCCGCCTGGGGGGTGCCGGGCAGCGAGATGTCGATCAGCTTGGCGGACATGGTGCGTCTCCTCCGGCAGGCAAGCAGGCAGGCAGGCAGGCAGGTGGGTGGGCGGACGGGCGGGCGGGCGGGCGGACGGCAGGCGGGCGGGTGGGCGGAGGCTGGTCCGGCACCGGTTGCCGGATCGCGGCGGCCCGAACGTGCGCGCCGCCTCTCGTCTCCGCATTCCACGGTAGGAGCGGTCCGCGGCACACACCACGGCCGAACAGCCGAAAGCCGGGGCGCGGGGGTGGCCTTTCGGCGGAGGCGCGGCCGGGTGCGACCCGGCCGCGGGTGCGGTGATCGTGTGGAGGGCCGGAGGATCTGCGCAATCCTCGATCGGTTCGCGCAACATCATCGACGTTTCGTGGTTCAGGTCGGACGGTCACGGCAATTCGTGCCCGCGAAGCCGGAAAATCCGTGCGGGACGGGTGCGGGCCACCGGTCCGGCCGCCGCCCCCAACGTGCCCTGAAAGCAGCCGTGTCCACGCGCTCGCCGTCGAACGCGCCCCCACCGTGCGGGAGTCCGCGCCGGCAGGGCTCTTGCCGGTGAATCCGACGGACCACCCGGGTGAGTCTCCGGCCGTGGGTGCGCGGGATCGGGGTGCGGGTCCGCTAGACCCGTCGTGTGATCGACACCGTGAAGACGTACGAAGAATTCTCCGAAACCCGATTCCTTTCCGACGTGGCCGCGCTGGCGAAGACGCTGGGCGCCCCCTACGAGGAGCGGACGACCCGCCGCGTCCTCGAAGTGTTCGGCAGCCACTTCCACAGCGGAGCGGTGCTGTGGAAGACGACCGACCGGCCCGGGGACCACCTCGGCTACCGCTTCTTCGCCCGCGAGCGCACCGACACCGTACGCACCGCCGTCGAGGCCGGACTGCTGCAGGCCGGTCCGCTGACCGCCCTC
Above is a window of Streptomyces subrutilus DNA encoding:
- a CDS encoding SDR family NAD(P)-dependent oxidoreductase; the encoded protein is MSMMYRGTVALITGASAGLGAEFARQWAGRGADVVLVARRLDRLTELARDLEQRYGIRATPLAADLALPGAGAALRAELDARGIRVQTLVNNAGFGSYGPFAEQDPAQMDRMIQLNISAVAGLTRAFLPDLMADGRGALVTLASTAAYQPTPAMAVYGATKAFVLSLTEALAYETRTSPLRVLAVSPGPTSTEFFDVVGSRNAVVGRTATPEQVVATVRRALERGSTPASVVSGLGNRLSALASGLAPRRLALTVAGRALKA
- a CDS encoding TetR/AcrR family transcriptional regulator, with amino-acid sequence MVEGPYHHGNLRAALLERAEAVLTASGAEGLSLRGLARDLGVSHGAPARHFRDRQALLDALAVSGFTTLNDRLRAAADASTGPVGARLAGLGRTYVDFAVGHTALLELMFTAKHADDPSAELRELGHESLLIVARLMTEGQRTGAVRPGDPDRLAQVAFSTVHGLATLAVASLLDDTPLPEATELALDVLLSGLRPAG
- a CDS encoding GntR family transcriptional regulator, with product MAYVTGSGAGQGGARADGAPGGGAEPAERTSLSVRARDEVRQRIVDRRYPQGARLVEREVAQELRMSRVPVREALRALVAEGLLELLPHSGVRVRRLERTDVEHLYEVWEPLAVQASRLAARRVARAAPGEESRLAALRACLDRAEQAASDSEGSREVAAHTAFHAEIVALGGNPMLHRTMEQLGGQLQLLFGMREEPAHMRAQHAVMYRCIAAGDEDSAAASTLLHVRDSRAVALRSLFDDA
- a CDS encoding amidohydrolase family protein; amino-acid sequence: MCVASTPQPPPPGRLTRRGVLAAAAALAGTTAVPAAAASASAASASAASASAASAAAAPDSAPGGADLVVEGGRLLDPATGEVTEDAVVVITGGLVRAAGPRNRLGGKVPAGVRVLRAHGQWILPGLVDAHIHLNTAAEARDAVRKGATSARSGSTSFYQDIAVRELARTAPELAPRLRAAGIFVTPDLGDTLLADPDLAPLARLRGGVRSAEALRRVVEVNLARGADTIKTRVNERAGLPEQDPLAQVYDHEQLSAIVAAARRGGKGVLCHSYSEKGCHDAVTAGIRSLEHGAFVGERTLYDMRRRGTYFTPTLTAIAGLAESSDPILAERGRTYLPVLQRAVLAAHELGVPLAAGTDSSGGTVDPIGREVELMRAAGLSALDALRTATTGAARLLGLDGSVGRLVRGYAGDLLVVDGDPLADVGVLTRPAHVVRAGITVRQA
- a CDS encoding amidohydrolase family protein, which gives rise to MYARSTTSPVPALSRRGMLAAAALAGTTAALTPADTAAAAPPPAAPDASPADRITEQPRHGGADPRATVFTNVRPYGAKRPVDLTVIDGAISAGPPPRGARTVDCKGRIALPTLVDAHIHPDKTSWGEPWVTRNPAATIAEFTAEDVKLYHALRTPLKVRAERLMGHAVAQGTRAMRAHVDVAPAYGLEGVEGVGAARTALRHALDVEIVAFPQHGVVRAPGTRELLEEAARTGAIDRVGGIDPTGFDEALDEQLDIVFGIADRHGVGLDIHLHERAATGVRSLRAIIDRTRALSLQGKVTVSHVFCLPGMAERELDALAAELADARISLTTVALSSELVLPIARLREHGVQVGLGSDGVRDAWSPFGTADMLHRAHLLAWAQDARLDEELEAAYRAGADGGARLLGLPRVDLKPGSPADFLLVRGECLPQVVVDLPARDMVVRGGRVVARDGALVDG
- a CDS encoding TIGR03564 family F420-dependent LLM class oxidoreductase is translated as MTVGVALNATDAGNQIDATVRLAREAADAGLRSAWFGQTFGADSPQLAAIVGREVPGLHVGTSAIPVFGRHPLLVSSQAQTAQAATHGRYHLGLALGTKLLTETGFGIPYERPIARLREFLVALRQLIDTGTADFHGELLTATTPVPARVPGAEGGVPLLVAAMGPQALRVSGELADGILPYLAGPRALAEHIVPAVTAAARRAGRPAPRIVAIVHGVVTDEVDAVRARAAEQLAFYEQFPSYARAIELSGARRAADVAVIGDERTVAAEVRRYRDAGATEVVFAGTEIAGDADRRRTWNLLGELAG
- a CDS encoding ATP-binding protein, producing the protein MSAKLIDISLPGTPQAAGQARRALDACVRDPELSDSGRLLLSEAVANAVEHTQSDRLRLVIRYDAETGTLMCALHDQLAEFRRAAAAGTCAASDWAESGRGLSITAALSAGWGVSTDGFGKWLWFWLRAA